The Aquila chrysaetos chrysaetos chromosome 4, bAquChr1.4, whole genome shotgun sequence genome segment TGGCAGAGCCGCTGGGGTTGTGCCATCACTGGTTAACTCTAGAGGGCTGGGCAGGCAGTGATACCCCTGCCAGAGACTTCTATGGGACAAGTGAAAAACGTACAGGCAGGCTAGCATGCTTTACTGGAtttgacatatttttaatgaattagaAAAAATCCATGGTAAATTCATTAAGACTTTTCCATGGGGGTCTCTAACCAGAGTCCCACAGCTGGGATTTAAAGGTCCTGAGACAAGATGTAGAGGTTTTCCCCTTGGATGAGGACCAGAGAACGTACTGGAAAGATAAATGCACACTTCTCCcctcatcttctttctttctctgtaaaacatTCAGGCTTAGATCTTCCCTGGAGATAAATTGGCACGGTTTCGCTCGTCGCCGTAGAGCCGCAATAATTTACGAAGGGCCGATGCGTTTTAAATCATGTCAGTTAtggcaggggcagaggggatATTGCAAACCACGGTCCtcatctcctccagctcctgctccccaccTGACCGCTCTCCCCGACTCCACTTTAAAGCCAGGCTGGGCGGGGGTTGTCTCACCCACCAGCACCCCGGGTCTGACCCGGGGACAAGAACCGCCTGAAGGAGCGGAGCTGCGGCCGTGTGCCGGCCCCGGAGAAGCCGGCGTGGTCCCGCTCGCGACGCTGGGCCCCGGCAAAGCGAAGGCTCCCCGCGGAGCTGCGCCCTGGGGACCCCAGGCCGCCTCCGCGGCCgtccccggggctgcgggggggctCGGCCTGCCTCGCGCCCCCTCCGCTTCGCAGCCAGAGCGCGGGGCCCCGCGTCCGGCCTGGCCTCGCAACTCCCCCAGCCTTCCCCCGGAGCCTCTGCAGGCCTTGGGGCTCCCATTTCGCGGCCCTCTGAAGTAATTAATACAGAGGGCCGTATGCTGATTCTGCAGAGCCCATTAATCACTTCTGCTGAGACAGAGGGACTGTTTGTTCGGAGTTTGCGGAGATTATCGCCCCGGCTCCAGGATTTGTCACATTGCATTACAAATGGCGTTTTAGTGAGCTCCTCGGTTCCCAGTGGGCCATAACCTGTCTGAGGCAAAGTCAAGTATCGTCGAGCAGCAGAGGTTTCCCAAGAAGGGGCTTATCTGTTCCAGATTGCTCGATTATATAAATAGGACTTCGATATGAGATACAAACGCAATTAATTCCTCAAGGGTTACATTTGATAACGGCACAGAAATTAATCTTCAGTCGCAGAAATAGCACTGGCTGTTTCACAGAGTTTAAGTAAAAGCCTGTAGAGATACCCACTATCCCACCAAAAATatggctttgttttcccttttaaaagaaTTGCGTTATTATTATTCTTGTAGCCTACTGAGATTTCttacttgaaaatgttttaacaggGATTAATTCGTTAGTAACTGAAGGaaagggcacagctgagccGCAACCACTGTCCTGCACGAGCAGGAGGCTGAGCCAGTGTTGCCGGCTTTCAGATCCGCTCTCCCAGCCATAATCCAGTAGAAGGATGAACCAAGACTGCGTTTTACAAAGTCATTTAATGTGCCTAAGTACTCCGGTGTGAGTTAGTTGCCTAACACCGTTGGGGAGCTCGTTCTAGATAACATAACCGGTCGTTTCCCAGGGGCAACTGGGAAACTCTCATGCGATTCTACGAGGAGATGCTGATCATAAACCCATTCCCGGAAAAGTTTACCAGCAAGACAATCAGATAAGGACAGTCATAAAGCCAAGGGCATTGGTGAAGAGTAAGTGTTTTCAGGGCTATACTATACATTTTCTAGCTGTTCCTTCTGCTCTCAACTAAAGAGCAGAATTTCCAGCCTTAAACTTTTACTTAAAGTAAACTTAGTAATTTAGATAAACTTAGTTAAACTTAGTAACTATTAGTGCTATTGATTCCTTTTTTAggttagattttcttttctgggccCAATGTACCTATACACGTAAATGCACCCAGCGCCTTCCCCAAACTCTTGTTCTCCATCTGGTAAGTGGCAGCTCTGTTCAGTTCACTGTCCATCTACCTCATATGCCTATGCAGAAGACCGATGCACCAAAATGCCACAGGTTCTTCTGTGGCTTTCAGAGGGGAGAGAACCTGGAAAGAGATGGAGGAGTGAGAggagaagagggggaaggggatgcAAAGGCCAGTGGGATCTGGCTTTGATGCAGAGACGCTGGTGCAGGGGTACAGCCAAAAGGTAAGTGGTCTTCACGTCACTCTCAAATATACCAAACAAGTGGTGCTTACCACTAGGCAGGTGAGTAGAATATCAAGAGAAACATGTCCAGGAACTGGGACACACAGTTTTGGTCcaatcatggaaaaaaatgttgagaaatCCTTCcgaaaaaaaaataaaatgtgaaagcagGGCATTAGTCGTCTTCAACATAATGGTACCAGATTTGTTTGTGGTGGAGGTAAGCTTGTCTACAACAGGAGGATAGCTGAGAAAGCCTTAAtcaaatgtagttttaaaaaagcatacatgaaagaaaagttttgttatTTAGAAGTTTGGTGAttatatattttgaatatataCCACCTGCAGCTTGAGTCAGCTAGCTACTTCAGAGACTTCTGGAAGGCACAAGTGAACAGGTGGTGTGTTTGTGACACCATCAGGTAGTGGGCAGTGAATATTAGTAAACTGGCAAGTAGCCACCAAAAATTATTGCAAAGCAGATAATTAAATAAGTTAtagataacaacaacaacaacaaattaaaatctcaaTAGTTGTAAAGGAAGGAATGAGGGGAGGAAACAAgattttttccagatgaattATACAGACTTATTCCTTACCTTTTCCCAGTCCGTTACATACAGAGACCAATTAAAAATCTAATAAATTAAACATCCCTCAGATATTCTACGTAACTGAAGCTAATTGTCTGCCATTTTGATATGGTCAAGCATATGTAATAACAATGTTCTAGCTCTCACTAGCAttgagaaataaatacagacttGAAATCAAGTCCCCCAGACATCACAGAAAGCCACATAGATGGAAAAAAGTCCACTGATTGGCACAGAGCAGTGATTTGTATGAATGCCATatccccattttatttttactatcaTCAGCTCAGAAGCTTGGCAGGCCTGCCTGGGTTCTGATAGCACCAATCTTGGATTTTTTATGCAAATTTCTCTCTGACTTAAGCTTGACACCAATGGTATTGTTCTTGTTTCAGGCAACAATAAATCTGACTTCTTTTTTACACAATGCAAAAGGAAATACTGCAATTCTGTAAGCATTCTAATGATGATGCAGAAACcttatataattttaaaatatccaggttaattaataagaaaaaatataatacaaacaaacaactcTCATTCTGAAAAGTCATTGTGAATACTGAGAAGTGAGGTCTAAAAGTGGGATAGAAATACAGTCACTGGACTTGGGGGAAGATTCTGGCTATGGAAATGCGGCCGTATTGCCATTGAGGACTACAAGAACCTTGTTAGGGCATGCAGAGAGGCAGTCAGGAAGGCTAAGGCTCGGCTAGAACTGAAATTGGCCGAAGATGTCAAGAACAACAAGAAATGGTTCTTCAGATACATGATCAGTAAGCAGAAGCACAGGGAAGACATAGGACCATTGCTAAACAGGATGGGGAAACTAGTTACTTCTCAGTGCAAGGCCACTGTctataatatttgaaaagtcgTGGAGATCAGGGGATGTTCCTGATGACTGGAAGAGGGCAAATGTCATACCCACCTACAAGACAGACCCAAAAGAGGATCCAGGAAACTACAGGCCCATTAGTCTTATTTCAATCCCTGGGAAAGTAATGGAATGAGTCCTCCCAGAAAGTATCACTAATCAAATGAAGCAGgtgattgggaaaagccagcacagaTTTACCAATGGCAATGATGCCAGACTAGCCTGATCGCTTTCTACAACAAAATAACATCTTCTCTCGACATGGGAAAGCGGTAGATGTTGTtcacctggacttcagcaaaatGGTcaacaccatttcccacagccttctcctggaCAAACTGGCAAGATTCAGACTGGGTGGGTGGTCAGTGAGATGGGTAGGGAATTGGCTAACAGGCTGCActcagagggtggtgatcaatGGTTTTCAGtcaggctggcagcctgtcACAAGTGGGGCTCCCCAGGGATTGATACCGACCCCCACGCTGTTCAACACCTTcaaaatgatctggatgatgggattgAAAGCACCCTcaccaagtttgctgatgatgcCAGAGTGTGTGGTGCAGTGGACACATCAGAAAGGAGAGCCATCTTACAGAGAGACCAGGActggctggaagagtgggcAAGCAAGAACTGTATGAGGTGTAACAAGGACAAGTGCAAGGTGCTGCACCTGGGCCAACATAACCAAAGAGCCCAGTACAGGCTAGGACCTGTGTGGCTGGGGATCAGCAttgctgaaagggacctgggggtcctggtggacaccaaggtGACCATGAGTCAGCAGTGCCCCCTTGCAGCAACAAAGGCACATcggatcctgggctgcatccacaGGGGCAGAGATAGAGATGGGATCATCCCACTCTGCTCAGCGCTTATCAGACTGCACCTGGAGTACCGTGTCTAGTTCTGGCCTCCACAATTCAAGAAAGATGCGACAGACTGGGAAGGGTCCAAAGGAAGGCCACTAAaatgatcaaagggctggagaacctgccctaTAAGGAAAGACCGAGGGACTTCGGGCTTTTctgcctggagaacagaaggcttAGGGGACATCACCACTgtattccagtatttaaagggtggctacaaagacGACAGAGactctctcttcacaaggagccatatggagaagacaaggggcaacagtaACAAGTTGCACTGGCAGAGGTTTCCTAtcaacataagaaaaaaattttttacagtaagaacAATCATTCAgtggaacaacctccccagggatgtggtggagttcccatcactggaggttttcaggaTGTGATTGaacagggtgctagataatctcatctaggctcccttttcCATGAAAGGTTGGAACAGATGATCGTTCAAGgtccttccaacctgggctgttctatgattctattttattcaaattatcATTTACATCTTAATTTTAGGGTACAGGCTAGTGTACGGCTGAGTTTTATTTAGGATTTATTGTGTATTTGGTGAAGACTGTGCTTTTACAATAGTGGCAGCACAGTAGCCAGTTAACTTGTGCATGCTAGTGATCCCAACCTCTGAAGAGCTTGGGAGGTCAGGGAAATATTTACACCATCATTCCACAGGCAAGAAGCCAAGACACATCCAAGGGCAACAGCATTCCGCTCAGGCACCCAGGGAGTCGGTGGCAAAGCAAGAGCTGAATGCAGAGTTCCTGTCCTGCACCTTTTCTCACAAGACTCTTCTTGTCCACGCTCTTCCTTGAAGAACATCCAGCAGAAAGAGAGACACTCTGGTCTTCTCAAGTGGGCCTGAGTAAGTTGAAATCTACTTTCCTGTTAAGTGCCGCTTTTTGCGATGCAGAAGATACTTGGAATAGGGATGAATAAAGggattgtcgtggtttaaccccagccagcaactaagcaccacgcagacgctcactcacttccccccacacccagtgggatgggggagagaatcaggaaaaaaagtaaaactcgtgggttgagataagaatggtttaatagaacagaaaagaagaaactaacagtggtaacacaaataaaatgacaatagtaataacaaaaggattggaatatacaagtgatgcacaatgcagttgctcaccacctgctgcccaacgcccagttagtccccaagtggTGATATgccccccccagtttatatactagatgtgacctcacatggtatggaatacccctttggccactttgggtcagctgccctggctgtgtcccctcccaacttcttgtgcccctccagccttcttgctggctgggcatgagaatctgaaaatccttgacttagtctaaacattacttagcaacaactgaaaacatctgtgcgttatcaacattcttctcatacctaactcaaaacacagcactgtaccagctactaggaagacaattaactctagcccagctgaaaccaggacagggatATATCACAGAGGTCTAAGCAGTCATGAGTGACATGGGAAGGGTGACTAAGGAATGACTGCTTAATGTTTCATCCATTACAAGGGCTAGCTGGTAGGTAGCACATTCAGGACAGACACgtgaaagtattttttgtaaaatgtgttcAATTTGTGCAACTCCTTACCACAGAAAATTAGAGGCTTAAAGTTTACATGGTCTCAAGGACAGACTGGACAAATTAGTGAAACAGAAATCCATTCTgtgctgttaaaaacaaaatattttttctgggtCAGGAACTCCCTAACAAATTGTCAGAAAGTTGGAAAGTCATCTGGGGAAGtaccaaaaaaatgttttgtctaTTTTCATCCTATTCCTGAGGAACAGCTTTTGGCCACTATTGGAGGCGTGACGCTGGGCTAGACAGATTTTTGGACCATCCCAGAACAGCCCTGCTTGTATTCTTGGGAGCTGACAGAGAGGTCAGGGGTGGAAAGAGGGAGCCAGGAATTCTAGAAAACCACTCTCtcaattttttctgaaaacctgcCTGTTGAAATGGGTGCCAATtcacaaagtgaaaaatttcCTCAGTGTTTCTCCAAGACAGTCTGAAAGAATAACTGCCGCGAAGAGTCAAATCAGTAGCATCTTTGGCCCCAGAGGAAAGAACATGGCAAAAAGATGATTCTGGATCAACCAGAAGTCAAGACTGCAATAAGAAACGTTTGAAGTCCCCTACTGGTTCCTGGAAGAAGAttagacttaaaaaaacccataccaTGCTTTGGTTGTGATTTCTACAGCCAGAAGAGCCTCAGACTACCTCAGGCTATTTCTGCGAGTACCCTCAGGAGCAATTAACTACATGGATTCACCCTATCAATAATGGTATGGGTAAGGTTGCTCCTGGATGTAATATCTGCATGCTGGGCAGTGAGCCACGTGCAATGTCAGGCGAGCTCTACAGAAGGATTTGGCTGCAAACCTGCCAGTGCTGCGAAGTGtgtaatactgaaaaaacataAAGACAAGGAGTGTTTGACATCATGAGACCTACATTCTGCGGGAACTCTCGGGCTACCAACACACGATCTGTGAGCAGGTTATTCAGTCCAGCTCCCTgttttgaaaaggcagaaactGAGTCAGAAGGGGCAATGAAGTTTTCTTAAGGGAattaggaagattttttttgttcgtttgtttATGGTTTATTATTCTGTTCCCTACTCTCCTTGACCACTAAGCCATTTCTGGTTCACCTTTCGCTACTGACCAATTGTTTCCTCCAGTTAACACCCAGAAACCCTCATatctatttttctgtcttccttcatttcttttaaatcccAGTGACTcatctgctgcctcttttttttcctcccagctctcagctctggggtttttttaattggatcCTTGTTAACAGCTTCGTTGTTTCcctgtatacacacacagagcgCAGCTGCATGGTGTCCCACTCAACCACAtgagaagaaatcagaaaataaagtcacaccctccgccccgccccgaGAGAGCCCAGCCTGTCTCTTCTGTAACAAGCCGTAGCAACTTTTGCAAGATGACTGCCTCCGTGGCCAGACAGCTGAGCTCTCCAAGACAAATTTGGGGCTTGGAGTGCACAGACATAATAATTACCAGAAATACACTGCAAGCCCCTCTCCCAGCATTAGTTAGGCCATTCCTAAATCACAAGGCGCAGTCCCTCTCTCACTCCTGATTCTCTGGGTATGaaaacttttgctttctgtcattCTCTCTCAGTACACTGCAATCTTTCTCCCTGAAATTGTAAATGATAACACCTGCTGGGGCTCTTATTTGTTCATTCCCCGTATCTCCGTCTGCTCCCTGTGTGAGATATTACGCCCACACAGAGGTATGAAATATACAGTAGCTGCTGGTGAAACTTCTATATGAAAGATGCAATGAGTATAAATAATGGCATTGTTCCGATGTTCTTCATCTTGTATCTGACAGAACGTGTTCAAGAAACTCCAGGAACACTCTAAAGCTGATGGAGAAGTCATTCACACTGTATCAGTGTAGCTGAAAACAAATGAGCAGGACTGCTCTGGACATCCTATTTTCCTTTCACCACcagaatgtatttattcttcAAGTCATACCATATTCATATTTACTTTAATGATTCATAAACATCCCAGGTTCCAGAAGCTTCTAATTAACTCATCTATTTAGTGTCGTTAACAGATGCTCAGGGAGTGATTTATTGTACAATACCGGATCACACCAACGTATAAATCCAGCCAATTGAATTGGCAGGCAGTCTGAGTAAATACGTTCTGCTGCTGGTAGATGAGACTCTGTCCTAAATTCAGCATTAATGCCCTGCAGACTGTGGCTGAagcattattgttttcttcttctattaCTCTGCACACGTAGCATACATCGCACTGTACAACACTGCTTATTTCcctctttctaaaaaaaaagatttagtgAGGTACTGCCTAGGATTCGGGCTATGTATTTATCCTGtctgagaaaacaggaaatcaaTAGCCCCAAAGAAGTTTTCGCTCAACCTCCTTTTAATTTACCTCTGGCTATCTGtagtttcaaaaacaaaaccagtccCTCCGACACGCTACAGCAAAACAATCCTAAACTTTATTAGAAAAGTCACATTGGGAACCCTGTCTATACTAGAGATGTGGCCAGATCTCCATACCACTTATTGACAAATAAGGGAGCAGGACCGGCCACGATGGCTTTGGGCAGAACGTGGAGCTGAACACCTACAACAGCAAAGTTAGCACTGCAGGTACTTCCACAGCAGTGTTTTACACAACGCCAAGGGACGCTCCCCGTGACTCGCGTTGCTGAATTATTAGAGGGACTCCGGCGTGGTTTCTAGCCTGGGCCAGCTAAACCTCCACCAAATCCTGGCAGGCAGAGCCAGAACAGCCAGAGAGCATCGGCACGGGGCCGTCCGCCCGCAGCCACGCCGGTGTGCGCTACGAGAGCCCAGCCTGGACAGAGCCAGCGCACGACAGCTGGGCTCGGTGTTACAGGCTGATCTTAACCTTAGTGATGTAACGACATAAATACAGCCTGTCAGCTTGGGCCTGGCGGGTGTGTTTTACTTGGAAACtagggtgggggttttttttcaaatttcaaaatggTAACAACACATGGTCTGATTGCCTCTGCTTGTTGCCTGGGCAGGAGCTCTCTTCCAAAACTGCAAGGGAAATTATTTACCTTGCTGGAGGAGAGCTGCAGCTATGCTGCAGACcaattttacagcttttctctTAAGAGCTCACTCCCTTTTCATTCCAGTTCTTCCCAATGGCAACACCATGACTCAGTTTGTGTCAGCAAAATACTAaggaaacacaaataaatattgttttaaattccTTAAGGTGGGAGTCATTAGAGGACTgtcaaaacattcttttttgcAGTAATTGTTTTTGTCTATGGTCTTCAAAGAAAGGTATATTTAAGCTTTGTGTTTCAACGGCACTGAAAGGGACTATTGTAAATAATCAGGGTGTGTCTTCtgctcaatttttaaaaacagtatttttagtaAAGTTACTTGGTTTTAATATACTCTTCACGCAGAATGAGATTTTGAAGATGAAccatctctgctttctccatGCTTTACTTAGAGCAGTGCTTTCTGCAGGTGggtttggggaggaggaagaaatacaaTAGTTAAGGGGGAATGGGAAGCAAAAGTACGTTAACATGTCACTGTGCCCAAATTAAGTGAAGAACAAGGAATGTGACAGCTTGAGAAAGGTAATATACGTTAAACAAATATGCTACATTAAGGAATTTCTAGGAGTTACTAAATTTCTCCTCAGGACTATTAGCAATCAATGTAGGAACAATACCACTATGAGCACGACTTTTAAATGATAATTAAAGCTTTCATCGTGAGTATAGCTCCCTTCCTTGCTGCTTCCATCTCTCCCAGTCAGTTTCCAAGGTGCATGTGGTGTCTTGTAGGGAACAATAAAGGCACAGGCCACTCCTAACAGCTGTGTTGCGAGGAACCGCTTCcacctggggctgcagcagtaGGTTTCCGTGCTGCAGGCACAGAGAACACTGATGTACTTCTCCTGCGCTGGCCAGAGGGAAATCTCTGCAGATTCCAGGGAATGACCCTGCAATTTCCTCTAAGACTGGCCAACTCCCATCACTCAAGCTGGTTTCTCAAACCCCATGAAACAACTGTCATTGTAATTTGAAAAGCCAACAGAAAGCATCGTACATTATAGCTGTGTACATACTCCAGACATTCAAGAACCTGTGCAGATAACGCACATGAGAACTACTTCGCAAACATATGATATACAGTTTGAAggattgtttaaaaaacatggCTTAGACTCATGCaggtaaagaaacagaaagccttCCTTTTAAGAATTACATCTTGGTTAAGTAGAAATGCagctagaaaaattaaaaatctggtAAGAGGTGACTGGGAACACTGTTACAGCACACCTGTGCCACAGCACGCACTCAACTGCATACCCCTCTATTATGTCATCCCAGTCACTCACTTCTGCCTCCTAATGCCACCAAACATGCAAGGTACAGGAAAcagctactaaaaaaaaaaataaatcaggtagctgaaacatttttggCAGCTCCCTCCTCCAACCCAGTTCTATTCTGTTCATAACCTCACAGAACAGTGAAACTGCAACAGGGTCCAAGTCCCATCACCATCAGCTGGCTGTATTTCAGGACTCCTCCACAGCTGTGCTATATATAATGTGATGGCATTAGGTCTTAGCCAGTGCTTTGATTCAGCACTTTCAAGCTGCATTCTTCCTATTTACAAAGGAAGAATAAACTAGAGATAAACTAGACACACTAGAGATACCATTATGATGTCAGGAATATCAACACAACCACACGCCCTCCAGGATCttctcaaaaaataaagatcacGAACAACAGACTCACATGGAATTTATGGAGtaatttaggctggaagggCCTTCTTAAGGGCATCTGGTCACTTTGTAAAAGAGTTAACTTTTGTATTCAAACAATACAGGTAAGAAAGATACTATGCTCTTTCAGGTCAATTCCACATTCTGTAACAGAACAACTGTCAAAACTAGTTTTAGTAGGAATAGCAACCTACAATAAGAAAGAAGTCTAGCATCCCACCAAAACCATTATGAAACCCAAGAAGCATTTCTAAAAAATTGCGACCAATCGTGTGAACTCTGGCAGGAATCAAGATGCTGGAGAGAATAATGAAACACAAGGGTTCCTAAATATTTTGTCACAAACCCAATTACTAAACAACAGAATAAATTACTAGGACAATAACCTGCAAATATTGAGATGCAGTAATAAGCAGTACCACctcataaaaataagttttaatatTAACAACTTGATTTCACATAACTGCATattaacctttctttttgtaaagtTCAAACAATCTTCAAGTCCTGCATTATTTACAAAGATAAGTTTATTCTTCTTCATTCTTCTGGACTGACTGCAGGGCTTCTGCGTTAACCCTATTTcgctttctttttcttcttttcttcttttcagcagaAGGCTCCTGACcctcctgtgttttcttctttttcttcttcagacaGCTGAGAGGATTGGGGCCGCCTGCCCTTTTacgttttcttctcttttcaccTTCTTGCTTTGCCagtccttctttttctttaagctgcACAATACTTTGTTTTTGGTGCTCTGGAACAAGCTGATTTGTCTGCAACTTTTGAACAAATGCTAAAGATTTAGGAGAAGGTTTGTCTAGCACCATAGTGTTCTGAATAATAAAGAGGAGAGGAACGCCAGccttctttttcactttgtttgCTAAATCCTGGTCCtgtaaaattaagtattttagtCAATATTTTGGGATTAAACGGTATTTGCAATTCAAATGCACCTACTTTTAATACAAAACTATGAAGATAAATTACATTATGAAAAAGATAAGAAACTTAATCTAGCAGATATACATGGCAGTGCCTTTCAGAGcaatttaaatttcaatttcTCTCCTTCTGATTAGCTGTACTTCTGATGGAAAATTtattaatgtttccttttttttatgcaTGTATAAGCATACTTGcattttttgaggaaaaagtcCCAGTTCATTGATATGCAGTCCACAAGTTCACAAGAAGTAACATAATTTCTTCTATAACAAGTCATTTTAAACTCCTTGTATCTTACATAAAGAATTCTACTGTAAAccattttttatatattgtatataattTATACACACAGTCCCAATAAcagacataagaaaaaaacctgcctttcTTATTTGTACACAAGTTCTATCTTTATTCTTTAGTTAAAACATCCTTGGTTTCTTAAAATTGAAGTTACATGGTCGTTTAACacttaatttcacttttaagaCTACTGTGCAAAACAGTTCGGGGCAGGGgatgcacacacaagcaaaatgcaaataaagattCATCAGTTGTTTTCCTACATGTCAAGAGGTAGTCAGTATGTTTTCTACGCTTTCTGCTAAACTAAGCAATATCCTTCTAGGGTAAAAAAATCTAGTTGTTCAAGTAAGACAAAAGATTCCGTACTTCATAATTAGCAAACACATTTAAGAGCGAGTAAGGCTTTACAAGATTAATTCCCAcaaggtatttaaaaatctcataACCGAGGTTTCTGTAGGTTTCCTTATCCTTAGGTATCAAAGCATCACTTCAAATGAAATGGAGTTACATTTCTCATGAGCATTTACCTGTGTAGCAATGAAGAAGTGATGAGGGTTGCCTTCTTCAATCATGGAAAGTAAACAGGCCGAACCACTCACAGGATCCTTGTGGTGAGAACAGTTTCGAACTTGAAATCTTTGGGCAATTAATTTTGCTCCATACAGTGCTTTACCCAGTGATTCCAGTTCTTTTAGAACACAtctgaaaaccaaagcaataaTGATTTCTAAACGAGGAAATAGCTACACATTTTTTACACCAGCAAAAGATTGACCTGAGTTAATTAGGAATGAGCAATGCCCAGTTGTTCAGGCTCTGAGAGTTGTAAATGGCACCCAGTAAT includes the following:
- the UTP23 gene encoding rRNA-processing protein UTP23 homolog isoform X2; this translates as MEFQPACSGLFPSKNKDVLDEGVEVKCVLKELESLGKALYGAKLIAQRFQVRNCSHHKDPVSGSACLLSMIEEGNPHHFFIATQDQDLANKVKKKAGVPLLFIIQNTMVLDKPSPKSLAFVQKLQTNQLVPEHQKQSIVQLKEKEGLAKQEGEKRRKRKRAGGPNPLSCLKKKKKKTQEGQEPSAEKKKRRKRKRNRVNAEALQSVQKNEEE
- the UTP23 gene encoding rRNA-processing protein UTP23 homolog isoform X1 encodes the protein MKLTRQKHAKKNMGFYKHNFHFREPFQVLLDGTFCQAALRNKIQIREQLPGYLDGATQLCTTRCVLKELESLGKALYGAKLIAQRFQVRNCSHHKDPVSGSACLLSMIEEGNPHHFFIATQDQDLANKVKKKAGVPLLFIIQNTMVLDKPSPKSLAFVQKLQTNQLVPEHQKQSIVQLKEKEGLAKQEGEKRRKRKRAGGPNPLSCLKKKKKKTQEGQEPSAEKKKRRKRKRNRVNAEALQSVQKNEEE